The Tigriopus californicus strain San Diego chromosome 10, Tcal_SD_v2.1, whole genome shotgun sequence region TTCATTACCTCTTGTAGAATTGATTGGTGATAACAATTTGCCCAGGTGTTGTTTTTGCCTGTTACTTTGAGGTAAGATCACACTATTCCTAGGCTTGCAATTCGTCTAAACTCTATAGAGAAAGCATACGGTATGTGCGTAGAACAGAAAAGTGGCAGCTCTGACAATGTTGCCTCACTGAAATTGTCTGAATTAATGTCCACTTCAACAATGAAATATGCATGTAGCAATGTTTTATTGTAACTCCTTTTCTAATGATCGTCTCAGCATAATCAGACACTTGAACAATAGCCATAACTCCAAAAGTTTCAGGTTTGAAATTACCATGCCTGATGAACTTTTGTTCCTgaatcatgaaaaatgtttcttttataCTTGAATAAATCAACTTGAAAGGAGTCTCTCACTAATTCAGATGGCTTGTGCAATTCATTCAGGACTGTCCTAATACTTATGCGATTGAAATGCATCGACACAACAATGCCAATTTCTGGCGCCATGTGATAATGCTGCTTGAATTCTTACCTTATGTACcctatgtatgtacgtacgtaattAATCGAGTGGTTTCGAAAAAGGGTTCTGATGTCAATTGGGAGGCGGTGGCTTGAAGAATGaatgcttttcttccctttggCTTTGTAGTTGACCGACTCGCCTCTCCAAAAGTTGCGCCCACGTCGGTGTGTCTATTCTGGATTCTGGATCAATACTCATCCCAACCCAGTCCCAATGAAAACATCGCGTctgtcctcttcttcctcaccACATCCTCCCCGTCCATCAATCCGTGCTCCTTTTGCGGTCATGTCGTCACGTTGAAAGAAATCCTCGAAGATCAATTGAACCACTTATATGGGATGTGATTCACCATACTCAGGCAGGGTTGGGCGGAACAACTAACAGCCAGATGACTATAAGGATGATAAAAAAAGCATCACGATCCAGGCAGCCAGCAAATACTTATAAAAAGAAACATCCCAGAAACTCCACCCAACGCCTCCAGTGATCTTTATTACGTTCAGTATATGGACGAACCATAGGATATGAATGAAAGATTTTCATggtttttagattttttaaCGCAAAATAGAAGTACGCCGATAACTCAATCATCTCACCTCTGGCGGTAGAATACGATAATAAGAAAAGAATAAAGATTCCCAAAACCCTTATTCTCCAAAACGAGCTCTAGAATTCTTTGAAGAACAAGTAGTGAACGAATTTAGACTAGGCACTAAAAGTTGATCCTAAGTTTCTAGCATATCCTAGCCAAGCTAATTGAGAATCAAATCGATTTGGGAGCATTGATCATTCCGCTGTATTTTTTGTGACCAATACACCACCTCTCTACAGCCCCTAAAACGGTGCCCCCCAAATCTCGGGGCTTGTCGATCAAATGTACTTTCTTCCTTTTAGAGAGGCCTGAGTATCTCGCTCGTTTGAATGGTTCTCGTCACGCCCCTGATGATGTCTGGATTGACTCCAGCATTGGCCAAGACCCAACATGGTGTATTCCCCTCTTTTATTTTTGCCGGGTGCTTCATCCAAATTTCTTCTCAATTCAGGCtgaaagcaaatatttgagaCCAAGAAGATGCTGAGCCCGCCCAGTCGCTTTCAACCTTCACCTTCAAAAAAGCGGAAATAAATATGGGAACATTCGGGGACAGGTTTATGAGATTTTTGCCAGGAGCTCAACGTAGCTTCGCTTCTTGAATGCTCGATAAACGCACACTGTCTGGGAGTGCGTGCCTCAGGCGCTTTTCAATCCGCTGTCCCCCGGTTGCGATAAGTCTTGATAGATGGCGACAAATTGTCAAAACATCTCGAGAACAAATTTTGCGCCTGACATCATTGGCCGGCAAACGGCAAAGTACTAATATGTACGTACGGAGATTATTAGCCCGACAGTTTTAAGTGCGTACACTCCAATCCACCCACTCACACTTATCTTACCATTTTGTCTTTGGACTTTCTTTGCAGGTCAAATCAGTCACCAAGGAATTGTACTGTTAGACCGATCTCGGCCTACGTAGATAAAGGCCATGACCATGGTGGCCAACCAGAGCCTGGCCCTCAACTACACGGGATCCGACTCGGAGGCTTTGGGATTTCCGTCTGAAAACGAAGCCCACGGGATGGAAGTATTCGACGAGGAGCACTCGGGAGCGATGGCCATGATCTTTGAGTTCATCATCCCGGGCGTGTTGCTCAACACCATTGGTCTTCTGGGCTTAGTGGGTAAATCAGTATTTCTTGAGAAACAGGACAGGAATGAGTGCGATCATTAGGATAATCCCACGTCCAGTCAATCCGTCCGTCAGTCAGTCGGTCGGGTGGTCacactattattattattataacaatttgtttttcccTCCTGCTAGGGAACTTGATCTCGATTATCGTGCTGAGCCGACCCCAGATGAAGAGCTCGATTAACTGCATTCTCATTGGTCTGGCCACTTTCGACTCGATCCTCATTGTGACCTCGATCCTCATGTTCGGCTTCCCGGCCGTGTACGCCTACACCCAAAGCGTGTTCGACTACTATGTCTTTCACCTGTTCCCGTACATGACCCCGTTTATTTACCCCATTGGCATGATCGCCCAAACGGGCAGTGCCTATCTGACCTTGTGCGTGACCCTGGAGCGCTACGTGGCCGTGTGTCTGCCCTTGAAGGCCCGCTCTCTATGCACCTACACACGGGCCTGCTGGTACGTGTTCGGGATCACGCTTTTCGCGGGTGTGTACAATTTGCCCAGGTTCTGGGAGGTGTCCTGGTATTCGTCCTTTGATCATGAGTTCAACCAGACGCGCACGGACATCATTCCCACGGCCTTGAGGGATAACCAGATCTACATCAGTGTGTACATCACGTGGATGTATCTGGTGGTGATGTACATCATCCCGTTTTGCAGTCTGGCCGTGCTGAACTTGATCATTTACCACGAAGTTCGTCGCGCCAATTCCGAGCGGGCTCGACTCACCCGCCTCCAGCAAAAGGCACCCAAAACAACCTTGATTCACAATCacaaccacccacccacccacacacacacatacacacttTTTGATTCGGTCGCTTTCACATGTTTCATCCGAGGGGAGGCTTATGGTATGGCGGAGAAAATGATACTTCTCGTACTAGCTTTCTTTCTGAGTAGCACTTTATCACCACACGGCAGCCTATCTCAGTTGTAGGATAATTCCCGCTATTGTTGTGGAGGTTAATGGTTTCCTCACTCACCCAAGCAAATTCCCTACGCATGCGTACGTACTACTgtcagcgatgggaaaaatcgagattgatcgaatttctgccactttctgccacaagttcataaaatggcagaaagtggcaaaaaatggcagaaagtggcaaaaaatggcagaaattgttggaaggttgtcaaaaatggccgccggtggtaagaatggccgatcttgattctaaaagatgtcaaagacaagaaggatcatatgggttggataagttttttcGTGTGTCCTTTGCCCTAAGGCCTATTTAACTGGAAAATGTtactcaaatattgatatttatactgtttgatggttgattgcaTTGATAATAGTATCCAtggaccacttgcagtatccaaggcctagccacaacaattacagttttttttccattgtcaTCATCAAAATGGTATTAAATACGATATAGCTTccttaaatgcaattgtcgtcattttgactttaaaaagtttagtacaaatggcatccctgagtCAAATCGATTGCGATGGCAAagttcaaactcgatcacactccatcaatgacgtttagtggtctttttttcatttatttatctcacattcgatgcaaaatacatcgtgtcaaaactacatacaggtaggcttaaaaatgaacagaagtgatcgtaaatactagaaacAGATGATATAGAatgatacaaagaattctctagtctgccatttttgccacttactttggaccaatttctgccattttttgctaccAATTACagccaggtggtagaaaatggcttttaataatttctcatccctggtgGTAGTGGGAAAGAGACTCAATACGCAAGGGACAAGGCCAATCCCTTCTTGGCCTGCCAAAGGTTTCAGATATACAACATACATAGCCCGCTTTCAAGCCCCCCTTGGGTACGTACGGTAATAATGTTAGCATTCAAAGTCGACCTAGCATCTGGAAAGTGTGTGATTTGTGAAAGTCTCTGTAGGAAATCGGTTTGGCCACCATGctcatggtggtggtgatcgCCTTCTTCTTGTGCAACGTCTTGGCTCTAGTAGTGAACATCCTGGAATTGAATCACATCAATGTGATGCCCTTGAACAATGTGTCCAACATGCTCATCACTCTCAACTCCTCGTTGAACTTTATCATCTACTGCATTTTCGGCGAGAAGTTCAAGCGCATATTTTTCCGACTCTTCTGTCCCACCCTCATGAAAGCCAAGACCACGAGTGAATACATGCAGCGTTATCCAATTGGCGCCCAGGCCAATAATCGCTCGCCCCCACATGCTCCACAACGACCAGGACCACCACAAAAGAACCCACTTGTCGTCCCTCTCACACCCAAGCATCACCAGCCTCGATGCCACccaaggccagggccaagTGACAAAGATAGTGCGGCCAATAACAACCACCCTGAACCACATTCGACTCGTCCACCACCTCCACTTAGAGGCCGACCTGCCACCGTATTATCTTCCATCAGAGATAGCAGAGGGCCTCGAGGGCTATTGAACCGCCAGAACAGAAGGAGGTCAAACGTCATCCTCGAAGAATTGCTCCCATTAAGAGCCCCAGAGAGTCTCGGAGGTGAAAATCAAGGACGAGGACCGCCGAATCATGACCcgacaaccaccaccaccaccactgcaATTGGTACCACTTCTACTGCCATACCCCACGATGACAGGAATGGGTGAGTGAAAGGGAGAGGCATAACCGACGGAGTTGGTTAAGACAGTCAGTTCCCGAAAAGTGGGTCCATCCACTTTGTAAGTGCCACTTTTTGGGGCTCTCCTTCGTTTTGGCAACGGATTAAACTTTTCAAAGACGATGGGGGTCGTAAATTTATTCTGCCATTTCTTAAGCGAGGAGCATTCATTGCACAGGCAAGTCAGAAAGATGCTATACATACTGAACGTCCGAGTACACTCAGCCACTGAAAGCGGTGTCCATGTGCGAATACGTACGTCAGTAAGCGCACTGAGCAACTGTACAACAGAGAACACAGCTGGAAATGGGCAAGAACTCTTGGGTGGTTGGGcggttgggtggttgggttGGTGAGAAAGAAAGGATGAGCGCGAATGCAAAGGGGTTGTGGGAAACGTTCTTGGGGTTCCCTTCCAGAATCTTAAGAAAGATATATGGCTCCGTGGATTAAGGGACCAAGGCTGACATATGGCACAACCGACGTAATTGGTTGTGTCGCATAGCAAACTTAGCCAACTACGAGGACTAGGCTCCAAGTACCCCGCCcctcaaaaacaatgaaaacaagCCCCTTTTCCCAAGTTCCCGAGTCATGTCCCATattctatgtacgtacgtacgtacgtacgcacgTACTCGTATATAGCCCAAAAACACTTGGGCATGGCAATCGACATTATTGGTAGCTGAAGCGATTATTTTCTTTGGGATTCTAGATCAGATGTGGTTTGCACCCCCTCGTCAAGTGCTTCAAACTCACCCGGGACTAACCCCACCCGTCAAAAAATGAGACTCAAAGCCATCCAGTTGAATCGAGATGAATGCTGTTGCTCTTTGTCATCCTCGGCGAGGTCACCCAGCCCTCCCGGATCCAGATTGAGCAAACATGAAGTCCTCTATTGGTGCCTTTGTTGCGGAGGACTCGAcaaatttggatcattttcgccatccaattggaacaagaggtCCTCAGAGCCCCGACGTCATCACCATCGACGTCGACGTCAACCACACCGACGATCCTCGTCCCAATTGTGGTTCCATCGCCACACACTCCGGACCACCCTCACGGCCTCCATGGATGAGCCACTCGAGTTCGATGAGCATGGGACGGATGTGGATTTCAAGTATCCTGAAGACCACGTCCGACTCTTGGATGCACACAAGTCGAGGGGCATCCATTGTCCCGCGGATTGTAAACATTCCCAAGAGGGCTGCTTGGAACAAgatgaggacgacgacaacgacgacgacgacgacgacgacgacgatgaacaagacgagagagaaaaggaCAGGTTGAGGATGGACAATTTTGCACGTGGAAGTCGCTCAACACGAAACAGATTAGGCGCGAGATCACTCAAGTGTTTGAAAAGTGATCCAAACAAAGGCTGCCTCGATCCTCTTGGGCAGCAGCAGTGCCACCGGCAAGATATCACGATAACAGTAAGTGCCACATGTCGTCCAGCTACGTGGTAAAAACCAGTCGGTAGGTAGGTGGGGAGGGAACAACGAACAGCTCAATTGCCAATGGCTTGGATTGAATCAAATTAGAGAAAGATACGAGAACATTCGAGGCTCGCTCAATTTCATGCTCATCATGGGTTGGAACCTACCTGTATCTACGCTCTTGTCCTCTCGGCCTTGGCAATTGAAGAGAGTGTTTGTCGGTAGAAATTTTTACGACTGGCCTCTCATTTTCCACGTTTTTAGTGGCTTTGGAATCGCTTTGGACCTCGTGCGAAGggaaatcaaaacaaattatttgagGTTGCACACAATTAAGCCAGAGCAATTTTTTGCCGAGCATGTACGTACCCTTCTCATCAGtcgcttcttcttttttgcgCTCAATGCCGTTCCTTTGCATTTGAGTTGGCTCAACTCAAACTAAGCTTTTTGGACAGATTTGGGCCGGCTTGATTACTTCAGCAatctactgtacgtacatattcGTACATCGGGAGCTTCCCAATTTAgagaatgaattgaaaagtcGTTAGCATCACGTGTATCAAAGATCTATCAGAATTTCGAAACACAAGGCTCTTCGTCCTTGTGTGAATATCTATTCATTGATCAATGACAAGATGAGCTCTCGGTCTTTCCAAGATGCTCCAACCAAAGCACAGACGATTCCCTCCAACCCCATTCGAGGTGATGTTGAGTTGATGTGCAGTTTTGTCCATGCCTATCGATTTCCgttggcattttcaaatttttgaattccCTCGAGAGATTAAAGTCGAAACCTGAACGGAGTGGATAAGTGTGATGGAACACGACGGACTTTGGTCGATCTCAAGTGAGCCAGGCAATTCTGATCCCGGCTGAAGGATTTGAGGTGATGGAAATGCCCTTGGGTCTTCAAGGCTGCATGTCTTCTTGACGTCTTGTTGCCAACCCACAAATGGACCACGACCAAATTAGCCTCTTTTGTCCGATCTCCTTCCATTGAGTGTCTCTTATGAGCCAATTGGCTTGAACAATTCATGGATATCTAGaccctacgtacgtacacaagAAGTACACAAAGAATTGCTATTCGTGTAATTTTTCAACAACATCCAAGCCCTCTAGTCTCTCCATGATGTGATAAGTACTTCGTTATGGGGGTGGGGGTGCAAGCAAATTCAACGACAGTCGAAGGGCGTTTCACAATGCAGAcggaggttttttttctcaattctatGCATGTCGAATGTCCAGCCTTGAACTGAGTTTTGTGATAATTGCATTATTCCTGACAAACCAAACTTAACCAATGGTCACTGGATCTTCGAAAAACACAAtctccttgaaaacaagccttatGACTTCAGGAGTTCTCGGGTCTCCCTtataattcattttcttttatctttatATTCAACGAGCCcgaatacatacatacatacatacatacatacatacatacatacacatgcACGTCGACCGACAGACTGACCGCTCGGTTGGCAAACATCACAAGCGATGGTCGGTCTCCTTAGAATGGATCATAAACTGGTGAAACGTTCGGCTTTGCCAATCAATTGATTGGCCGTCCGACAGCACATTCTAGACATCTAATTTTAGACAATCGAAGCAAGGCTTTCTTCCGGTACGGTTATTGAGGATTCGTGTCATTTGGCACACACTATCGTATCTGTATTACGCTCTTTCAGTCGTGAATTCACTAAGAGACTGATCCGTCCATTGAGACAAAGTGGAACAGTTTTTGTCCTTTCACTATGGATCAATTCAGACTTCCCATTGTCAGAGTAAgccaaaagttgttcctcaaaagttcaaatcaaaacgTTGACAAAGGAAGCACCAATTGCATCCTACTAGCTTGCTAGCTCTGTCATTAGGGAAACAAACAGCGGGTAATCGTAAACAGAACAAGCGGAACAAATTCATGGCCCACTAAGCAAAGTACATTAATTCCGTCACTGGAACAAGGCTACCCTcaactttggaacaagagaGGCTCGACATGAAATCCGAATGTCTGATCCTTGTCCCCACTTTCTTTGCTTCAATTTGCTATCCGAAATTTTGTAAAATCGTAGGTCAACATTGCACAATATAATATTTCCATGAAACACCTGACTGGTACGCGTATCCACATAGGAGGCCTAAGTACAAGGCGTTCAAGCCAGACTTGAAGTAACTTTAGTGTCACTTGACCGCGATCCTGTTTGTGTCCGTGGTCATAGAATTGGcgtttttcacattttctcaGAGTGGGCAAATTTTAGAATAATCTACGTCTGAGCCTTTCCTTTAGGCTTCTTCATAAGAACGTGATATTATTTCAGAAGACATCTTTCCAACAAAGTGCCCCATTGCCCATGCATCTTTATGTAAACGATAATAGCTGATAACAGCTTTCGTGGAAAACCGTTCCTGACTTGTAATTCTCCGCTGTGTCTCGTAAGGAACTGACGAAAGAGGTCTTTAATGCCTCACTGGTAGAATTCAGGGCTCTTATTTAGCTAGGTTTATCTCGCGAAATGTTGTGCCCCTTGGACTTGTGCAACTTGCATGCCGCACTACTATCCGTACGTGTTTGATCCTCATTGCCCTTATATGTAGCTAGCAATCACATACTCAACGTATCCACATGAAAGAAGACTGACAGGAGCCGGCGGTAGGCATGTTTTTGCCCCAAGGCTGTTCCAAACTCGAGGTTTGAGTTCAGGATGCCGTTTCTCTTGGACTCCTACGGGCGGACGATTTGTTTGGATCAGGTCCATTGGAAGGCAATAGACCGGAGAACTTGAGCGGCCGACAGACGCATCTCACGCAAAGCGCATTGATACGTGCATGTACGTAGGCTACTATCGTGCTAAGTACATCGACGCAAGCAATGATCCTGGCTACGCTAACCGGGGCTCTCGTCTCCTTCGTTTTGTCTTAATAAAAGTTAATGGGATAGTAAATCCAAGGATTTGACTCAGTTTCTTTAGTTCTTAGGAGAGGAATCCATGATTGGCCAACGGAACGAGACCGAGCCAAATTAGTTGCCTGGACCGCGGTACAATCAAAAGAAACACTCCTGGTGGATTTTTGGGAAtattctaattgtgattgggTCTTTTTCACCACCTTTGTTTGTAATAGGAGAGGCTTTACTAGTCA contains the following coding sequences:
- the LOC131888920 gene encoding uncharacterized protein LOC131888920; protein product: MTMVANQSLALNYTGSDSEALGFPSENEAHGMEVFDEEHSGAMAMIFEFIIPGVLLNTIGLLGLVGNLISIIVLSRPQMKSSINCILIGLATFDSILIVTSILMFGFPAVYAYTQSVFDYYVFHLFPYMTPFIYPIGMIAQTGSAYLTLCVTLERYVAVCLPLKARSLCTYTRACWYVFGITLFAGVYNLPRFWEVSWYSSFDHEFNQTRTDIIPTALRDNQIYISVYITWMYLVVMYIIPFCSLAVLNLIIYHEVRRANSERARLTRLQQKEIGLATMLMVVVIAFFLCNVLALVVNILELNHINVMPLNNVSNMLITLNSSLNFIIYCIFGEKFKRIFFRLFCPTLMKAKTTSEYMQRYPIGAQANNRSPPHAPQRPGPPQKNPLVVPLTPKHHQPRCHPRPGPSDKDSAANNNHPEPHSTRPPPPLRGRPATVLSSIRDSRGPRGLLNRQNRRRSNVILEELLPLRAPESLGGENQGRGPPNHDPTTTTTTTAIGTTSTAIPHDDRNGSDVVCTPSSSASNSPGTNPTRQKMRLKAIQLNRDECCCSLSSSARSPSPPGSRLSKHEVLYWCLCCGGLDKFGSFSPSNWNKRSSEPRRHHHRRRRQPHRRSSSQLWFHRHTLRTTLTASMDEPLEFDEHGTDVDFKYPEDHVRLLDAHKSRGIHCPADCKHSQEGCLEQDEDDDNDDDDDDDDDEQDEREKDRLRMDNFARGSRSTRNRLGARSLKCLKSDPNKGCLDPLGQQQCHRQDITITVNINAPSVSSAGSPASRTAGGRVPYRTASVRPFQSVVSEHLDDVNHPRDRIHPHPLQYQCIGPKRDRNQRGGCPHLLDSFGTNNEKQGWVVDDMDNNPSLEEASYLGLINASTKANIVNNTTVASIIHSGGDTHLIDTMRGERDLCRNDNHIDDDGAEELEEQEKKKQEQEQEMEREEMDGKMEEESMTVNSLNTFPHQVNDCNRHNQAKLKGETTSLTMAELRTKCVETAPFVVVGREETTNKVTDEEKFQLQKSTP